A window of Hymenobacter siberiensis genomic DNA:
CTACTAAAAGTCAGGCAAGGCAAAAAAACGGGGCGGCCCGACCTTTGAGGCTCCTACACGCTCAACTCGTTCCGCCCCATGAAGCAACGCCTCATCGCCAAAATTACGACCGTTTTACAACACCTGCCGGTGGTGCGCAACCTGGCTCGCCAAAAGTTTGTGAGCCAGTTCATTATCGCGCTGATAAAAAGCCGCAACGTCCAATTCTGCGAGGTGGCCCAGCACTTGAACGATGCCGTCAAGTTGGCCTCGAACGAAACCCGGATTCAGGATTTTTTCCGCGAAACGGACCTGAACTATCTGGTGCTGGCGCAGTTAGTACTGGGCCTGCTGCCGGCCCAGGGCAAGCTGCGCCTGTGCCTGGACCGCACGGAGTGGGATTTCGGCCAGTGCCAGGTCAATATCCTACTCGTGACCGTGGGTCAGGGCGCGTTTCACGTGCCCCTCTACTGGGAACTGCTCGACAACCGCAGCGGCAATTCCAACGCGGCTGACCGCATCGCCCTGCTCCGGGTCTGCGTCCAGGTGCTGGGCAAAGACCGGATTGGCCTGGTGCTGGGCGACCGCGAATTCGTGGGCCATGCCTGGTTCAAATGGCTCAAGGACAACGGACTGCCTTTTGTTATGCGTCTACCCCGGCACCACCTGCTCACTCACCCGAGTGGCCGCCGGCAAGCCATTACGGACCTGGGCCTGGCCGTCGGACAGACCCGGCGCTTCGCCCAGTGCCAGGTCGACGGGGTCTGGGGACAGGTCTGGGTCAAGGCCTTGACGGACGGGGATTTCCTCTTTCTTTTTGGCAACGTGGGCCTGCCGTACATGGGGCAGCTCTACGCCAAGCGCTGGACCATCGAGCAGTGCTTTCAGAACCTCAAAGGTCGGAGCTTCAACCTGGAGGCCAGTCACTTGCGCTGCCACCTGAAGTTGCGCAAGCTCGTGGCCCTGGTCAGTCTGGCGTACGCCTTTTGCCTGGGCGTGGGCACGGTAGCCGACCGGAAAAGCCAGCCCATCGGCCGCAAAAACCACGGCTACCGAGCCATGAGCCTTAGCCGACACGGCTTAAATATCCTGCGCCAGCTCAGCCGCCCCGGTACCGGGGCGGCTGAGAAGCTCGCCCGAATGGTGGAAACAGTATTGCGCTGGTTTTGCTGGCAAATTACTCGATATCAATTCACTAGAAAAATAGTAGGGTAGAGTAATGTTCTGGTACAGCAGCTAATTCAAGTAGTGTGACTTCACCCAAGGAAGAATGTTGTAATGATTCTCCCGTTGCCAAACTGCCGAAAATATGGGCTTTGTTGTGTGCACAGATAGTCAGAGCATAATAGCCAGCCATGCTATAGTCATACCCATTGTATCGAATGCTACGGCGTTGCGGAGGTAATTCCATGAAGTGGTTTGCGGAGCTTGCTTTACTGTCGTTGAACGGTAGTAGTTGGCTCTAATTTAGAGCCGTATTTAAGGTTACCGTTCAACGACGGGCGGGGGCAAGCCCCGCACCCTACTTCAACTGGGTTGCTTCCGGCTCCAGTAGCACTAGTCCCTGCCGGAATAGTGCCCCCAGGGCCTTCTTAAATACTTTTTTGCTCATGCCCACGCGGCGGTACACGTCCTCGGCTAGGCTCTTGTCGCCCAGCGGCAGGCGGCCGCCCGGCGCGGCCTGAATGGCTTTGAGCAGCGTATCCGTCGCCGATTCCACCTCGCCGTAGCCTTCTTTTTGCAGGCGCACGTCGAGCTTGCCATCGGCTCGCACTTGGCGCAGGAAGCCGGATAGCTGCTCGCCCAGGCGCAGGGGGCGGAATACTTCGTTGTGGAACAGCAGCCCCTGGTGCGTGCCGTTCACAATGATGGGGTAGCCCAGCTCGGTTTCGTCGGCCACCATGATGCGCACCGCGTCGCCGGGCTCGCCCTGGAAAGGCTCGTTGCTGATGAACTGCTTCCACTTGGTGGAAGCCACGAGGCGGTCGCTTTCCTCGTCGAGGTACACGTACACAAACACCCGCTCGCCGGTGCGCAGGTCGCGCCGCTGGTTGCGGAAGGGCAGGAGCAGGTCTTTTTCCAGGCCCCACTCCAGGAAGGCGCCGGCCGGGCCGTGGTCCTTCACCGTGAGGCCGGCGTAGGAGTTCACCAGCGCCAGGGGCCGCAGGTTGGTGGCAATGAGGCGGTCTTCCGAGTCGCGGTACACGAACACGCGCACGATGTCGCCCACGCGGGTGCCGGCCTCCACGTACTTTTCGGGCAGCAGCAGGTCGCCGTCGTCGGAGGTGAGGTAGAGGCCGATGCTGGTTTCGCGGGCTACTTCGAGGTCGTTGTAATCGCCGAGGAGGAGGCTGGCCATAGGGGGGAGTCTTAAGAAGTGAAGGGGCAAAGGTCGGGAGGAAATGAATTTGAGGCGGCTGTAGCCATTGTTGCGCTGCTGATTACGCCCCCCGCGCCCCCAGCCGCCCGCCGCAACTTCAAAAAAACGCTGATAATACCGTTTCATTCTCAGGCGGGTGGGCCAATTTGAGCCGCTGGAGGCAATTAATTTATAGCCTTATAGAATTTGTAGGGTATAGCAGGAAGCTGCGCGTGTGGCCCGGCGTGCTGCTTTTTCGCTCTCTCGGTGCCTTTCTCTATCCTAAAACCCTCCCATATGAGAGACCTTTTAACAACTCTTCAAGCCGTTGCCATTGTGGGGCTGGTCGCTTCGCACGGCCACGCCCAAACGGCCGACCGCAAAACGGCCGTCAGCCTGTTCGGCAGCGCCTACCAGTACAAAGGCAGCCTGGGCGAAGACTTCTGGAAGTGGGACCGCAACGCCTATGGCCCCGGCATCGGCATCAACCGCTACCTCACCCCGGGCCTCGACCTGAGCCTGCAGGGCAGCTACGTGGTGCTGAAAGGTGCCCAGAGTGCCGCCACCTACTTCAGCAACAATGTGTTGAATGCCAATCTGGTCCTCAAGCTGAAGCTGAATAACGGCTGGGCCCTGAAGGAAGACGCCCGCGTGCAGCCCTACCTGCTGGCCGCCCCCGGCTACGTGTACATGAGCCGCGAAGGCAAGGTGCGCGGCCTGAACGTGAACGAAAACAAGTCGTACTTCGACCTGTTTGGTGCCGCTGGTATCAACTTCCGGCTTTCTGATGCGGTGGGTGTGTTCGTCCAGACCGGCCAGCACATTCCCCTCAATGCCAACATTGACGGCGAGCCCATCCGCGACAGCGACAAGTTCGATGACCGGTACCTGCAGTACACCGTGGGCCTCACCATCGCCTTCGGCAAAGCCAAGGATACCGACAACGACGGCGTGCCCGACCGCAAGGACAAGTGCCCCGAAACGCCCGCCGGCGTGGCCGTGGACCCCAACGGCTGCCCCCTCGACCGCGACGCCGATGGCGTGCCCGACTACCAGGACAAGTGCCCCGATGAGAAAGGCCTCGCCACCCTCGAAGGCTGCCCCGACCGCGACGGCGATGGCGTGCGCGACAGCGAAGATGCCTGCCCCGATACCCCTGGCAAGGCCGAGCTGAAAGGCTGCCCCGACGCCGACAACGACGGCGTGAGCGACCCCAACGATAAGTGCCCCGACACCCCCGCCGGCACCCGGGTAGATGCCAACGGCTGCCCGCTGGTGCTCGACCAGGACCGCGACGGTGTGCTCGACAACGTGGACAAATGCCCCGACACCCCCGCCGGTGCCCGCGTCGACTCAGTGGGCTGCCCGCTGGCCATCGACCCCAGCTTGCTGAAACTGCAGGTGCCCATCCGGTTCCGCACCAACAGCACGGTTATCGAGCGCAGCTCGTATCCCACGGCCAACCGCATTTCGCAAGCCATGAAGACCCACGCGGACTACCAGTTGCGCATCATTGGCCACGCCGACAGCCGCGGTACCGATGAGTACAACCAGGGCCTTTCCGTGCGCCGTGCCGAAGCTGTGAAACGCTACTTCACCAACAAGGGGGTCGAGTCCAGCCGCATCATCACCGAAGGCCAGGGTGAGAGCGAGCCAGCGGCACCCAACACCACACCCGCCGGCATGACGAAAAACCGCCGGGTCGAATTCCGATTTGAGTTCATTCCCGTTCCCGTTCCCGTTCCCGTTCCCACGCCCGTGCTCTAAGCATTGGCCCGGAAACGACAAAAAGAGCCCCATCGCATTGGTGGGGCTCTCTTTTGTGTTATCGGAATGGCGTTTCAGGGGCTTTTTTGCAAGTAGCCAGCACGGCGTAGCGACGCAGCTTTGCGATTTCTATTATTCAGGGCAGAGGTAAACGTATGCTCCGGTCCGACCGGTTGTCGTTAAACCGAAATCGTTGGTGCCTCAACCGGTCCGACCCGAATACGGTTACTTCTGCGCCAGTACTTACAACGGCTTCATTCTGTGGCCGTGCTGAAGGAAGTGTGTTGAATTTAAAACGTCACGCCTCGCCTTCAGCCACCGCTGCTACTGCAGAAGTGCTCAGGGCTGAAACAGCGGGGCGCAGCTGCAGCCTGGCATCTACGGCCACGGCCAGTAGTGCGCCGGCCACCGGCCCTACCACATACACCCACCAGTCCGTCCAGATACCGCTGAGCAGGGCCGGGGCCAGCGAGCGGGCCGGGTTCATGCTCGCGCCCGTGAGGGGCCCGGCCACCAGCGCCTCCAGCGCCACCGTAACGCTGATGGCCAGCCCCGCCAGCATACCCACTTCCTTGGAGCCCGAGGTAACCCGGAAAATCACCAGCATGAGCCAGAAGGTGAGGAAGGTTTCGATGCCCAGCGCCTGCAGGGTGTCGTGGGCCGGCAGCGTTGCGCCCAGGTCCGAGCCCGGGGTGGCAATCAGCTTCACCAGCCCGCTGCCAATGGCCGCGCCGGCCAGCTGCGCCAGCACGTAGGGCAGCACCCGCCGCCCCTCAAACCGGCCCATGGCCCAGAAGGCCACCGTCACGGCCGGGTTCACGTGCGCGCCGCTGGTTTCGCCCAGGCTCTGGATGATGATGAACACCACCAGCCCAAAGGCCGCCGCCACGCCGCCGTGCCCCAGCGCGTGGGTCTGGGCATCGACTACGGCCGCGCCGGTCCCAAAAATCAGTAGAATGGCCGTGCCCAGCATTTCGGCCAGCAGGCAGGTTCGTAGGGTTGGCTGCATTAGTTTTCCGTTGGGTTCGTAGTGTCCACCACGGCGCTGCGGCGCTCCAGTAGCAGGGTGTCGTGCCACATACCGCGCAACTGGCCGATGCGCTCGCGCCGCCCCACCTGCCGGAAACCCACGGCCTCGTGCAGTCGCACGCTGGCCGTGTTTTCGGGAAAAATGCCGGCCTGCAAAGTCCACAGGCCGTTTTGTTTCGATTCGGCCACCAGTGCTTTCATCAGGGCCGGCCCCATGCCACGTCCCCGGGCCGCAGCGGCCACATATACGCTCACCTCGGCCACGCCCGCATACACGCAGCGCCCCGAAACCGGCGAAAGGGCCACCCAGCCCAGCACGGTGCCCGTTTCATCGGTAGCTACGAGGCGGCAGGTGGGCAAGTGGCCGGTATCCCAGGCCTGCCAGGTGGGCAGTTCGGTGGTGAAAGTGGCCATGCCGGTGGCCATGCCGGTGGCCATGCCGGTGGCCATGCCCTCGGCGTAGATGGTGCGCACCGCCGGCCAGTGCTCAGCCATGAGGGGAAGAATGGTCATGGAGAGGAAGAGGAGAGGTGATAAGGATTGCGATGTTAAGCAAGAACGTCACCCCGAAAATTCGGCCTGCACAAAATCCCGGGCATAGGCCTTCACCTGGTCGCGCACGCTCCGGAACTGGCCCATTATTTCCGCCTCGCTGCCGGTGGCTTTGGCCGGGTCGGGGAAATTGTGGTGCAGCTTTTTGGCCGTTGAGGGAAACACCGGGCATACCCCGTTGGCATGGTCGCACACGGTGATGACGTAGTCGAAGGGCACGGCGGCGTACTCGTCCACATGGTTGCTGGTGTGGGCCGAAATGTCCACGCCGTCCTCGGCCATCACGCGCACGGCGCGGGGATTGAGGCCGTGCACTTCCACGCCCGCGCTGTACACGGCTGCCCGCTCGCCCAGCTCCTGCGCCAGGTAGCCGTGCAGCAGCTGGCTGCGGCAGGAGTTGCCGGTGCACAGCACCAGAATGTTCTTTTTGTCAGGCATAAGCTTGCTAAAAATCAATGCGAATGAAAGAGTTTAGCGGTTTCTAGCAGCACCCGCCGCCCGGCGTGCAGGCCGCCACCTGCAACTGGGGCAGGGCAAATTGCTGGTCGGCCGGAATGCCGCAGGCATCCTGCGCCAGGCAAGCCGTTTGCTTGGCCGTGAGCCGGAAATCAGTCCCATCAAACACGAGCCCGAACTTACCGATGGTGGCCTGC
This region includes:
- a CDS encoding OmpA family protein — encoded protein: MRDLLTTLQAVAIVGLVASHGHAQTADRKTAVSLFGSAYQYKGSLGEDFWKWDRNAYGPGIGINRYLTPGLDLSLQGSYVVLKGAQSAATYFSNNVLNANLVLKLKLNNGWALKEDARVQPYLLAAPGYVYMSREGKVRGLNVNENKSYFDLFGAAGINFRLSDAVGVFVQTGQHIPLNANIDGEPIRDSDKFDDRYLQYTVGLTIAFGKAKDTDNDGVPDRKDKCPETPAGVAVDPNGCPLDRDADGVPDYQDKCPDEKGLATLEGCPDRDGDGVRDSEDACPDTPGKAELKGCPDADNDGVSDPNDKCPDTPAGTRVDANGCPLVLDQDRDGVLDNVDKCPDTPAGARVDSVGCPLAIDPSLLKLQVPIRFRTNSTVIERSSYPTANRISQAMKTHADYQLRIIGHADSRGTDEYNQGLSVRRAEAVKRYFTNKGVESSRIITEGQGESEPAAPNTTPAGMTKNRRVEFRFEFIPVPVPVPVPTPVL
- a CDS encoding MIP/aquaporin family protein gives rise to the protein MQPTLRTCLLAEMLGTAILLIFGTGAAVVDAQTHALGHGGVAAAFGLVVFIIIQSLGETSGAHVNPAVTVAFWAMGRFEGRRVLPYVLAQLAGAAIGSGLVKLIATPGSDLGATLPAHDTLQALGIETFLTFWLMLVIFRVTSGSKEVGMLAGLAISVTVALEALVAGPLTGASMNPARSLAPALLSGIWTDWWVYVVGPVAGALLAVAVDARLQLRPAVSALSTSAVAAVAEGEA
- a CDS encoding IS4 family transposase, with protein sequence MKQRLIAKITTVLQHLPVVRNLARQKFVSQFIIALIKSRNVQFCEVAQHLNDAVKLASNETRIQDFFRETDLNYLVLAQLVLGLLPAQGKLRLCLDRTEWDFGQCQVNILLVTVGQGAFHVPLYWELLDNRSGNSNAADRIALLRVCVQVLGKDRIGLVLGDREFVGHAWFKWLKDNGLPFVMRLPRHHLLTHPSGRRQAITDLGLAVGQTRRFAQCQVDGVWGQVWVKALTDGDFLFLFGNVGLPYMGQLYAKRWTIEQCFQNLKGRSFNLEASHLRCHLKLRKLVALVSLAYAFCLGVGTVADRKSQPIGRKNHGYRAMSLSRHGLNILRQLSRPGTGAAEKLARMVETVLRWFCWQITRYQFTRKIVG
- a CDS encoding GNAT family N-acetyltransferase; translation: MTILPLMAEHWPAVRTIYAEGMATGMATGMATGMATFTTELPTWQAWDTGHLPTCRLVATDETGTVLGWVALSPVSGRCVYAGVAEVSVYVAAAARGRGMGPALMKALVAESKQNGLWTLQAGIFPENTASVRLHEAVGFRQVGRRERIGQLRGMWHDTLLLERRSAVVDTTNPTEN
- a CDS encoding CvfB family protein, with protein sequence MASLLLGDYNDLEVARETSIGLYLTSDDGDLLLPEKYVEAGTRVGDIVRVFVYRDSEDRLIATNLRPLALVNSYAGLTVKDHGPAGAFLEWGLEKDLLLPFRNQRRDLRTGERVFVYVYLDEESDRLVASTKWKQFISNEPFQGEPGDAVRIMVADETELGYPIIVNGTHQGLLFHNEVFRPLRLGEQLSGFLRQVRADGKLDVRLQKEGYGEVESATDTLLKAIQAAPGGRLPLGDKSLAEDVYRRVGMSKKVFKKALGALFRQGLVLLEPEATQLK
- a CDS encoding arsenate reductase ArsC; the encoded protein is MPDKKNILVLCTGNSCRSQLLHGYLAQELGERAAVYSAGVEVHGLNPRAVRVMAEDGVDISAHTSNHVDEYAAVPFDYVITVCDHANGVCPVFPSTAKKLHHNFPDPAKATGSEAEIMGQFRSVRDQVKAYARDFVQAEFSG